A part of Pseudomonas sp. HR96 genomic DNA contains:
- the cysN gene encoding sulfate adenylyltransferase subunit CysN, whose amino-acid sequence MSHVSELISEDILAYLAQHERKELLRFLTCGNVDDGKSTLIGRLLHDSKMIYEDHLEAISRDSKKSGTTGDDIDLALLVDGLQAEREQGITIDVAYRYFSTAKRKFIIADTPGHEQYTRNMATGASTCDLAIILVDARYGVQTQTRRHSFIASLLGIKHIVVAINKMDLKGFDQNLFESIKADYLKFAEGIKLKPSSLHFVPMSALKGDNVVNHSEQSPWYTGQTLMEILETVEVAADRNLTDLRFPVQYVNRPNLNFRGFAGTLASGVVHKGDEVVVLPSGKKSRVKSIVTFEGELEHAGPGQAVTLTMEDEIDISRGDLLVHADNVPTVTDSFEAMLVWMAEEPMLPGKKYDIKRATSYVPGSIASIVNRVDVNTLAEGPASSLSLNEIGKVRIALDAPIALDGYDSNRTTGAFIVIDRMTNGTVGAGMIVAPPVVPHGGSGNHGKLAHVTTEERALRLGQQPATVLFTGLSGAGKSTLAYAVERKLFDQGRAVYVLDGQNLRHDLNKGLAQDRAGRTENWRRAAHVARQFNEAGMITLAAFVAPDAAGRDQARDLIGSDRLITVYVQASPQACRERDPQGLYAADKDNIPGESFPYDVPLGADLVVDTQSLSVDEGVKQVLDLLRLRGAI is encoded by the coding sequence ATGTCGCATGTTTCTGAATTGATCAGCGAGGACATCCTCGCCTACCTGGCCCAGCACGAGCGTAAAGAGCTGCTGCGCTTTCTCACCTGCGGCAACGTCGATGACGGCAAGAGCACGCTGATCGGCCGCCTGCTGCACGATTCCAAGATGATCTATGAAGATCACCTTGAAGCCATCTCCCGCGACTCGAAGAAAAGCGGCACCACCGGTGACGACATCGACCTGGCGCTGCTGGTCGACGGCCTGCAGGCCGAGCGCGAGCAGGGCATCACCATCGATGTGGCCTACCGCTATTTCTCCACCGCCAAGCGCAAGTTCATCATCGCCGACACCCCGGGCCATGAGCAGTACACCCGCAACATGGCCACCGGCGCCTCCACCTGCGACCTGGCGATCATCCTCGTCGACGCCCGCTATGGCGTGCAGACCCAGACTCGCCGGCACAGCTTCATCGCGTCGCTGCTGGGCATCAAGCACATAGTGGTGGCCATCAACAAGATGGACCTCAAGGGTTTCGACCAGAACCTGTTCGAGTCGATCAAGGCCGACTACCTGAAGTTTGCCGAGGGCATCAAGCTCAAGCCAAGCAGCCTGCACTTCGTGCCGATGTCGGCGCTCAAGGGTGACAACGTGGTCAACCACAGCGAGCAGTCGCCGTGGTACACCGGCCAGACCCTGATGGAAATCCTCGAAACCGTGGAAGTGGCGGCCGACCGCAACCTCACCGACCTGCGTTTCCCGGTGCAGTACGTCAACCGCCCCAACCTCAACTTCCGCGGCTTTGCCGGCACCCTCGCCAGCGGCGTGGTGCACAAGGGCGATGAAGTGGTGGTGCTGCCTTCGGGCAAGAAGAGCCGGGTCAAGTCCATCGTCACCTTCGAAGGCGAGTTGGAGCATGCTGGCCCGGGCCAGGCCGTGACCCTGACCATGGAAGACGAGATCGACATCTCACGCGGCGACCTGCTGGTGCATGCCGACAACGTGCCGACGGTCACCGACAGCTTCGAAGCCATGCTGGTGTGGATGGCCGAAGAGCCGATGCTGCCGGGCAAGAAATACGACATCAAGCGCGCCACCAGCTACGTGCCAGGTTCCATCGCCAGCATCGTCAACCGGGTCGATGTGAACACTCTGGCCGAAGGGCCGGCGAGCTCCCTGAGCCTCAACGAGATCGGCAAGGTGCGCATCGCCCTCGACGCGCCGATCGCCCTGGACGGCTACGACAGCAATCGCACCACCGGTGCTTTCATTGTCATCGACCGCATGACCAATGGCACCGTGGGCGCCGGCATGATCGTCGCGCCGCCGGTAGTGCCCCATGGCGGCAGCGGTAACCATGGCAAGCTGGCGCATGTCACCACCGAGGAGCGTGCCCTGCGCCTTGGCCAGCAACCGGCCACCGTGCTGTTTACCGGCCTGTCCGGCGCTGGCAAGAGCACGCTGGCCTATGCCGTGGAGCGCAAGCTGTTCGACCAGGGCCGCGCCGTCTATGTGCTCGACGGCCAGAACCTGCGGCACGACCTGAACAAGGGCCTGGCCCAGGATCGCGCCGGGCGTACCGAAAACTGGCGCCGTGCCGCCCATGTCGCGCGCCAGTTCAACGAGGCCGGGATGATCACCCTCGCCGCGTTCGTCGCACCGGACGCCGCCGGCCGCGACCAGGCCCGGGACCTGATCGGCAGCGACCGGTTGATCACCGTGTATGTCCAGGCTTCGCCCCAGGCCTGCCGCGAGCGTGACCCGCAAGGGCTGTATGCGGCCGACAAGGACAACATTCCGGGTGAGTCCTTCCCCTACGACGTGCCGCTGGGGGCCGACCTGGTGGTCGACACCCAGTCGTTGTCGGTGGACGAAGGGGTTAAACAGGTGCTGGACCTGCTGCGTCTGCGCGGCGCCATCTGA
- the cysD gene encoding sulfate adenylyltransferase subunit CysD: protein MVDKLTHLKQLEAESIHIIREVAAEFDNPVMLYSVGKDSAVMLHLARKAFFPGKLPFPVMHVDTRWKFQEMYAFRDHMVKEMGLDLIVHINPDGVAQNVSPLTHGSAKHTDIMKTEGLKQALDKHGFDAAFGGARRDEEKSRAKERVYSFRDSKHRWDPKNQRPELWNVYNGNVNKGESIRVFPLSNWTELDIWQYIYLEGIPIVPLYFAAEREVIEMNGTWIMIDDDRLRNHLSDEDKQRIVKKKVRFRTLGDYPLTGAVESEATSLTDIIQEMLLTRTSERQGRVIDHDGAGSMEEKKRQGYF from the coding sequence ATGGTCGACAAACTGACGCATTTGAAACAGCTGGAGGCGGAGAGTATCCATATCATCCGCGAGGTCGCCGCCGAGTTCGACAACCCGGTGATGCTCTACTCTGTGGGCAAGGACTCTGCCGTGATGCTGCACCTGGCACGCAAGGCTTTCTTCCCCGGCAAGCTGCCGTTTCCTGTGATGCACGTCGACACTCGCTGGAAGTTCCAGGAGATGTACGCGTTCCGTGATCACATGGTCAAGGAAATGGGCCTGGACCTGATCGTGCACATCAATCCGGATGGCGTGGCGCAGAACGTCAGCCCGCTGACCCACGGCAGTGCCAAGCACACCGACATCATGAAGACCGAAGGCCTCAAGCAGGCTCTGGACAAGCACGGTTTCGACGCGGCCTTCGGTGGCGCGCGCCGCGACGAAGAAAAGTCGCGGGCCAAGGAGCGAGTCTACTCGTTCCGCGACAGCAAGCACCGCTGGGACCCCAAGAACCAGCGTCCGGAACTGTGGAACGTGTACAACGGCAACGTCAACAAAGGCGAGTCGATCCGTGTGTTCCCGCTGTCCAACTGGACCGAGCTGGACATCTGGCAGTACATCTACCTGGAAGGCATCCCGATCGTGCCGCTGTACTTTGCCGCCGAGCGCGAAGTCATCGAGATGAACGGTACCTGGATCATGATCGACGACGATCGCTTGCGTAACCACCTCAGCGACGAGGACAAGCAGCGCATCGTCAAGAAGAAGGTCCGTTTCCGCACCCTGGGCGACTACCCGTTGACCGGTGCCGTCGAGTCCGAGGCGACCAGCCTCACCGACATCATCCAGGAAATGCTCCTGACGCGAACCTCCGAACGCCAGGGCCGGGTCATCGACCACGACGGTGCCGGCTCCATGGAAGAAAAGAAACGTCAGGGCTATTTCTAA
- a CDS encoding Nif3-like dinuclear metal center hexameric protein — protein sequence MAVALNTLVEEADRYLNSAKIHDYCPNGLQVEGRPQVMRIVSGVTASQALLDAAVQAQADLILVHHGYFWKGENPCVTGMKQRRLKTLLKHDISLLAYHLPLDLHPEVGNNVQLARHLDITVESALDPADSKVVGLVGSLAEPVSPRDFARRVQEVTGREPLLVEGPEMIRRVGWCTGGGQGYIDHAVAAGVDLYISGEASEQTFHSARENGISFIAAGHHATERYGVQALGEYLARRFAVEHLFIDCANPI from the coding sequence ATGGCCGTTGCCTTGAATACCTTGGTCGAAGAAGCCGATCGCTACCTCAACAGTGCGAAAATCCACGACTACTGTCCCAATGGGCTGCAAGTCGAAGGCCGCCCGCAGGTCATGCGCATCGTCAGTGGCGTGACCGCCAGCCAGGCGCTGCTCGATGCTGCCGTCCAGGCCCAGGCCGACCTGATCCTGGTGCACCATGGCTATTTCTGGAAAGGCGAAAACCCCTGTGTCACCGGCATGAAGCAGCGACGCCTGAAGACCCTGCTCAAGCATGACATCAGCCTGTTGGCCTACCACCTGCCACTCGATCTGCACCCTGAAGTCGGCAACAACGTGCAACTGGCCCGGCACCTCGACATTACCGTGGAAAGCGCGCTCGATCCGGCCGACAGCAAGGTGGTCGGGTTGGTCGGCTCGCTGGCCGAGCCGGTGTCGCCGCGCGACTTCGCACGCCGGGTTCAGGAGGTGACAGGCCGTGAGCCGCTACTGGTCGAGGGGCCGGAGATGATCCGGCGGGTGGGCTGGTGCACCGGCGGTGGCCAGGGTTACATCGATCACGCGGTGGCAGCCGGGGTCGACCTCTATATCAGTGGCGAAGCCTCGGAGCAGACCTTTCACAGCGCCAGGGAAAACGGCATCAGTTTCATCGCTGCCGGCCACCACGCCACCGAGCGCTATGGTGTGCAGGCACTGGGTGAATACCTGGCCCGGCGTTTCGCAGTCGAGCACCTGTTCATCGATTGCGCCAACCCGATCTGA